The Bradyrhizobium sp. LLZ17 genomic sequence GGCTTGCGTCAGGCGTTGAAGGATGCGGGGATCGAAGTGGCGCCGTTCAAGCGCGGGGCGTGAGGTTGGTCGTCATTCCGGGATGATGCGAAGCATCAGACCCGGAATCTCGAGGTTCCGAGTTCGGCTTCGCCGCCCCGGAACGACAACTCAGAACGGGTGCACCGAGAGCGTGCCGAACACGATGGCCGCGATGACCGCGACGGCGCTGTAGAGCCCGATGTGATGGACGCTGGCGCCAGTCCGCCGCGAGAGCGAGCGCGCGTAGAAATGCAGCCTGGCTTCCGCCGATAGCTCGCGCATTGTGGATCTCCAACGTCCCATTCCGGGGGATTATGAGGGATCAACCCCGGTGGGCCGCAAGGCGGCGACGGAAATAGCGATGCGGTTCTCCTGAAATACCGGCTTGGAGGTGCAAATTCTCCGCGGTGACCGGTTCCGAGAATCCCATTCGTTAAAATCCGCGCCGATTGGAACCGGCTCCTGTCGCGTTAGTACACATCCGCCTGGAACCTGCCCGTCTTCTTGAGCTCGGCGATAAAACTCACGGCGTCGTCGGTGGAGCGGGCACCGAACTGGGCGACGATGTCGACCAGCGCACGCTCGACGTCCTTGGCCATGCGCTTGGCATCGCCGCAGATGTAGAGATGCGCGCCTTCGGCAAGCCACGTCCACAGTTCGCGGCCGACCTCGCGCATGCGGTCCTGCACGTAAAACTTCTTCTCGCCGTCGCGCGACCACGCCAGCGACATGCGGGTCAGAAGTCCCGAGGTCTTCATCGCGTTGAGCTCGTCCTGATAAAAGAAATCGCAATCGCTGCGCTGGTGACCGAAGAACAGCCAGTTCTTGCCAGGCGCGCCGGTCGCCTTGCGATCGAGCAGGAAGGCGCGGAACGGCGCGATACCGGTGCCCGGGCCGATCATGATGATCGGCGTTTTGGGATCCTGCGGCAGACCGAAGCCGTGCGCCTTCTGCACATAGACCTTGAGCTTCTCGCCTTCATTGATGCGCTCGCCGAGGAAGGTCGAGGCGACGCCGATACGCTTGCGCTTGCCGATGACGTAGCGCACGGAATCGACCGTCAACGACAGTTTTCCGGGAGTCGCGTTGTGCGACGAGGAGATCGAATAGAGCCGCGGCTGGAGCGGCTCCAGCGCCTCGACGAAGGCCTCCGGATGCGGCCGGGTGCCGGAAAATTTCTGGAGCGCCGCCATGACGTCGAGCGTGGCGGCATCCCCATCGGGATCCTCGCCCTGTGCGAGCGCCCGCGCCTTTTCGCGCTGCGCACCGCCGGTGATGAAGGAGAGCAATTCGAACAGCGTGTCCGGCGCCGGCGACAGGGAGACGTCCTGGATCAGCGCTTCGCGCAGCGTCTTGCCGTTGACCTTCGTGGTATGGGAGGCGCCGAGCAGCGCGATGACCTGGTCGACCAGCCCGATATCGTTGCGCGCGAGCACGCCAAAGCTGTCGCCCACGACGTAGTCGAGCTTGCTCTCGGAGAGATCGAACTCGACGTGATAGGTTTCCTTCTCCGACTTTCCCTTGTTGAGAAGGCGGCGCGACAGGAAGGTCGCTGCGATCGGGTTGTCGCGCGAGCGGCCGGGTTCGGCAATCGTG encodes the following:
- a CDS encoding sulfite reductase subunit alpha, translated to MNQISPPPKLDIIPTSAPFSDAQRSWLNGFFAGLLSPDAATPLSAEQGAAVMQGAAGDGDDGEAPWHDQTMPIADRMKLADGRPVRRKMMAAMAQQDCGQCGYNCHDYSEAIATRSEARLNLCVPGGKETARMLKSLYEELDKAPAASKADAVAAPAVTVTIAEPGRSRDNPIAATFLSRRLLNKGKSEKETYHVEFDLSESKLDYVVGDSFGVLARNDIGLVDQVIALLGASHTTKVNGKTLREALIQDVSLSPAPDTLFELLSFITGGAQREKARALAQGEDPDGDAATLDVMAALQKFSGTRPHPEAFVEALEPLQPRLYSISSSHNATPGKLSLTVDSVRYVIGKRKRIGVASTFLGERINEGEKLKVYVQKAHGFGLPQDPKTPIIMIGPGTGIAPFRAFLLDRKATGAPGKNWLFFGHQRSDCDFFYQDELNAMKTSGLLTRMSLAWSRDGEKKFYVQDRMREVGRELWTWLAEGAHLYICGDAKRMAKDVERALVDIVAQFGARSTDDAVSFIAELKKTGRFQADVY